The genomic stretch ATGCGGTGCTTCTGCGGGTGCCCCACGGCGTCGCGCCGGTGACGCCCGAGCGCGCGGCGGCGTTCGCGGGCTGGGTGCGCGGGGCACGCGCCGCCCTCGGCCCGGCGTCCGCCCCGGAGCGGCGCGTGGGCGCGGTGTTCGGCGCGGTCGCCCTGCTGTGGTCGACGCGGCCTCTGTGGGACGGCGCGGTGCCCGGCGCCAGCGACGCGGGCATCGGGTTGCTCGGCGCCCTCGTGCTGTTCGCGATGCCCGCCGGGGCCGCCTCGGGCGACGTGCGGGAGCGCCTGCTCGACTGGCCGACCGCGGCGACGATCCCGTGGGGCGTGCTGCTGCTGTTCGGCGGCGGCCTCGCGCTGGCGGGCGCCGTCGATGCATCCGGGCTGGCCGCGTGGATCGGGGGTCGGCTGGCCGTCGTCGGCGCGCTGCCGCCGCTGCTGGTCGTCGGCGTGGTGGTGACGACGGTCGTGCTGCTGACCGAGCTGACCAGCAACACCGCCACGGCGGCGGCCTTCCTGCCGGTCCTGGCCGCTCTCCCCTTCGCAGGCGACCCATTCGTGCTGCTCGTCGCGACGACGTTCGCGGCCTCGTGCGCCTTCATGCTGCCGGTTGCGACGCCCCCCAACGCCATCGTCTTCGGCAGCGGGCGGATCGAGATGGGCCAGATGATGCGCGCGGGCGCGGTGCTGAACGTCCTGTTCATCGTGCTCGTGACGGCGTGGTGCGCGGGCGTGGTGCCGCTGCTGGTAGGCTGGGTGATGTAGGCGATCTGAAGGCAGCCTTCCCCGGACTGGCTGTCCACTCCGCCTCTCCTACCCCCATCCGGGGAGGCCCCGGGCGCTCGGCTGCCGTAGGCTCGGAGGCAGACTCCCCCCTGTGCCGATGCGCGTCTTCTCAGTCGTCCCCCTCGCACTCATCCTCTCTGCCTGCGCCGGGTCGCGACCCGAGGCGGCCGGGCCTACGCTCACCGCGCCAGGCACCGTGCTCGCCTACCGCGTCACAGACGCGCCCGCCACGTACCCGTTCGTCGTCACGGTGACGCAGAACGACGCGGCGGGCACGGCCTTCGCGTACGACCTCGCCGACGGGCAGAGCGCCGGGACGGTGCGCATGAGCGCGGCCGCGCGGGACAGCGCGCCGGGTGGGATGCTCAACGCTTTCGGCAGCGAGGACTACGACCTCACCGACCGCACCTCGGTGTGGATGGCGCGCGACGACGCACGGCGCTTGCAGGCGGGAGAGCAGGTCACCATCCGCGACGGCGAGGGCGGCTACACGTTCGAGATCGTCGGGTGCGACATGCCGT from Rubrivirga sp. SAORIC476 encodes the following:
- a CDS encoding DASS family sodium-coupled anion symporter — protein: MPVLPSRWPASHLGLWGGAALLGALLLLPPPDGLDATGWRTAVVGLVMAVWWMTEALPIAATSLVPLVAFPVLGIGSIADTSAPYAHPIVLLFLGGFLLAKGMERWGLHRRIALAILDRVGGAPRRVLAGFIATAGLLSMGLSNTATAVMMLPIAASAAAALREDGPATPFDATLLLAVAYACSVGGTGTLIGTPTNALLAGFMSETAGVDLSFAGWLVLGLPFAMLGLGVVYAVLLRVPHGVAPVTPERAAAFAGWVRGARAALGPASAPERRVGAVFGAVALLWSTRPLWDGAVPGASDAGIGLLGALVLFAMPAGAASGDVRERLLDWPTAATIPWGVLLLFGGGLALAGAVDASGLAAWIGGRLAVVGALPPLLVVGVVVTTVVLLTELTSNTATAAAFLPVLAALPFAGDPFVLLVATTFAASCAFMLPVATPPNAIVFGSGRIEMGQMMRAGAVLNVLFIVLVTAWCAGVVPLLVGWVM